The genome window TGATCTCTCTCCAATCTCTCATCAGTTACATGTGGGGGGAGATAAAGGTCCTCTGTCAGGGCACTGCTGGTAAACGTTCGCTGTTTATCCATCTTGGAGGTAGATGAAGCGTTTGCATGAAATAAAAGCTTCTGgcagacaacaacaaacacgGGTCATACAGGTAGCAGCGCTGGCCAAACATTTGAAGGATCTCTCTGTTTGTCGTGGCTTAATTGTGCCGTCAGCCAGCCCGGGTTGGGAAACACCGCATCCAACATCGGCGAGAGATAAAACCGTCACGCTCGATACGCATCTCACATCAGTGGAGTTTATTGATGTAGAGAAGTGTACCAGTaactgtgctgatgtgttttttttaacgcTGAACTTCTGGTTTGCAGTGTTTGGGGAAAGAAAACGGTGTCGGACCTGACCTCAGTGTGCAGCTCTCTGTGCTTtttggccacacacacatgtgcgaTTGTTAGCACActaacacactaaacaaagAGAGTGAGCATTGTAAACAGtatacctgcttagcatcagcattttaatattgtcattgtgagcgtgttagcatgctgacattagcatttagctcgagcatggctgtagactcttagtcttgttagAAGTTGAGTGTTTTTTACATAACTAATCCTCCATCATTACATTTTCATCGATTTTGATgaaaattgcctttttttaattgaaacaaGGCTATTTTTTAGATGAAGGATTTCACCTTCTGTACACATGTTTCAGATAAATTAGATTCTTCTGTGATATGAGAATCTAGAAAATTCCTGCTCTTGTTACAAACATTCGCTTCCTCATTTCCCCTCAGGCAGCCGCGAGGTGGCCTTCATGTACGCCATCTCCTCGGCCGGCGTGGTTTACACGTTGGCGCGAGCCTGCAGCCAAGGCGAGCTGGACTCCTGCTCCTGCGATCCCACTAAGAAGGGCTCGTCGCGGGACGCCAAGGGCTCTTTTGACTGGGGCGGCTGCAGCGACCACGTGGAGCACGCCATGCGCTTCAGCCAGGCCTTTGTGGACGccaaggagaggaaggagagggacgCCCGGGCGCTCATGAACTTGCACAACAACCGAGCCGGCAGGAAGGTGAGGAGGCACTGAACATCTCAACACCTGGAGGAACTCGAATGATTCTGTTCGCCAAATGTGTTTTGGGATGTTCTGGGTATTTTATTCAGAAGAACGATACAAAAGTGCTAACAAAtcaatacatttacaaaaaaaagtgtcaaaaattTGGTAAGATTTCAGTGTTGAGCATTGGAATCAACCATTAAACAGTATAAGTGGTGGACGGCGCTTCTGGGTCTGAAAAGAGCCAAAAACCTGCATTCTTCCTAacggccagcagggggcgactcaAGAATTCTGACTGATGTAAGCTTGTGAGAAAATGAGCCaacttctcacttgatttattacctcaatAAATAGCTTCCtcatgagtttatggtctcagtcACTGGTTTCATGTCTTCTTCAATatagcatgatgttcattttgtaaattatggtcccatttagagtaaaatagacGATAAACTGGATGTTTTAGAGCGTGACCACCATGTGACTGAAGTCGCTGCCGTGACGTGTCGgcttctcagtcagatccaatcaggatagaggcgTAGCAATGTgtatcctccccagctccacaTTCTTGTCCAAAaatggtcacttctggctccaaaaaaccAAGATGGCGACGACCCTAATGCCAAATTCAAGGCTTCACAACTGTAGTCCACAATCAATGGGTGACGTTATGGTGGGTTTACACTTGTCCGGTCTTCCAGAATTGAGTGAAACTGGGTGAAACCCCTGATCAGTTTGATTATGCAGTCAGTTTGGGTGACTGCTGTGCCTGCGAAGCTTGACCTTGCATCGTTCACCTACAGTCCTCTCTGAGACCTCCTTCCTGTTCTTTCCCGCTCTCCCCGCCAGGCGGTGAAACGCTTCATGACTCTGGAGTGTAAATGTCACGGCGTCAGCGGGTCGTGCAGCGTTCGGACCTGCTGGCTGGCCATGGCCGACTTCAGGCGCACGGGAGACCACCTTCGTAAGAGGTACAACGGCGCCGTGCAGGTGGCCGTTAACCAGTACGGCACTGGGTTCACTGCCGCGCACGCGCACTTCAAACGACCCAGCAAGAATGACCTCGTGTACTTCGAGGACTCGCCGGACTACTGCATACGGGACCACGAGTCAGGTAAACACCCTCCAACCTGAATCGCTGTGCTGACTAAATGAATCAGATTTCACTCGTGGCTTTTGATGCACTGAACTTTCCAGTAAGCGTTGATTTGTTGAGGAGCAGGTCAAAAATATGTGTTGAAATATTTATCCTTTAAATGCTCTTGAGACAGTTATATGTAAATAAGacatataaaaatgttaaattttaaTGCCAGTTAACTTCTGACATTTATTCTCATGGTACATGCCTGAGATTTTAAGCATTATTCGGTTCCAGCTGAGATGAAATGACATAATTCTCACtaaatgaaccaaaacagaaggaaacacTCCAGAGTTCAACTGAACCCCTCCAACAAAGATGGTTGACTGGTGCTTAATGAGAGGAGGGGTGTGAACAGATCAGCCATGAGGGTGATCAAATGCTTgaattacacaaacaaaacctcCAGCAGAACCACTTTCAGCAACACGTGACAGAGCTGGTTCCAGTATGTTTTATCAGGTGTTTGTCCTGTGCCACTCGGGTTCAGAGCGAAGCTGCAAAGCGCCAGGAAGCCCAGCGATCACAGACTCAGAAGCCTGAAGTGTTTGGTTGAGCTCAGAGCTggtgtttttagttttttagtcattttacGTCAGAGGACGTTTAAACCGCTGTCAGCTTCTCCACATCGTGCTGCTGGGTGACGTCTGAGTCTTTGAGCTGTTATGATTGATGTTGTTTTAAGGTTCTGTTCACAATGAATGGCGTCTCCAGTGCGTGAACTGGGACTTTCAGCTGGCAGATATCAGCTGGtgaatattttttacagtgtaattATGGAGGCAATGGGTTCGGGTTGTACTGACAGTATCGCTGCAACACTCGGGTCTTTCTGGGTCCTGCGGAGTTGAGGAAAAGTAGTCTGCTTTATGGGGGGGCGTGCAGCTTAGCTGTGTTAGCATCAATCAAAATTCCAGGTGCTGCTCACCAGCTGGATCATAATTATCTGGTTCCTCTTGATGTGATAGCTTCCTGTATTTTAAGTGATGagtttaaatacacacacacacacacacacactttatctcATCAGGAGTGACAGAATCATTACAGCTGAGGGCGGCATTTTATTTTAAGCTTTTGCTCAAAATTGACcataacaacacacagactGCTATCTGTGGAGAATTCTGTAGCTTTCCTGCTGattgattaaa of Chelmon rostratus isolate fCheRos1 chromosome 6, fCheRos1.pri, whole genome shotgun sequence contains these proteins:
- the wnt2 gene encoding protein Wnt-2, translating into MNLLPSGICFYLSVAICWLTAEVDASWWYMGTLGSQVMCDNIPGLVNKQRQLCRQHPKVMQAIGAGIKDWISECQHQFRNHRWNCNTTARDHNLFGRLLLRSSREVAFMYAISSAGVVYTLARACSQGELDSCSCDPTKKGSSRDAKGSFDWGGCSDHVEHAMRFSQAFVDAKERKERDARALMNLHNNRAGRKAVKRFMTLECKCHGVSGSCSVRTCWLAMADFRRTGDHLRKRYNGAVQVAVNQYGTGFTAAHAHFKRPSKNDLVYFEDSPDYCIRDHESGSMGTGGRVCNRTSRGVDGCEVMCCGRGYDTSRVSRTTKCECKFHWCCAVRCRDCHQQVDVHTCKSQT